The genomic interval GCGTACCACCGCTCCCCACTCGCCCAGCACTCCGCAATAAGTCGCGACGTCGATCCCCGGGTACTCTTCCTGAGCGATGACGAGAGCCGCCTCGGAAAGCCACGCCTCCCCTTCGCGCGCGACCATCAATTCCCGGAAACGCTCCCGTGCAGCGGCAGGATGCGTCAGTAACCGTCCATCCGTCATCACCTACCCCCTTCCTGCTGGAACGTCCGGATGGTAGCTCTCAAATCGTCCTCGATCGGGAGTTTTCTGTTCTCTGACCAGGAGTAGAGCACAGCGATGACCTTCCCTTTTGCCACCAGTTCGTCGGTCGGGAAGCGCCGAATCTCGGAGACAAAGTCGAACGACGAGCTCCGGATCTCGCCGATCCTGACGAGGATATCGATGTCGTCGGCGAGGGAGAGCTGGCGGAGGAAGTCGCATTCGGCGTGAGCCACGATGAACTCGACGGATTCGGGGCCGGGCCGGGTCTCCCCTCGCAGCGTGAGCCAGTACATGGTTCGAGCCCACTCGAAGTAGCTGAAAAAGACGGCGTTGTTGACGTGTCCGATGCCATCGAGATCGCGCCACCGCACCTGACAGGGAACTCTGAACCAGCCGTTCTCCCATCTCGCCTCTCTCATCCCATCCCATTCTAGCGGATGTGGCGGCTGTTCAGAGATAGCCGAGGGAACGGAGGCTTTCGTAGTAGTCGTCGTCCGGCTCGCCGGAGCTTTCCGTGGCCGAGCGGGCACCGTAGGACGAGATCCTCTCTCCGCCACTCCCCACCATCGAATCTCCCCTCATTTCGTGAGATGCAGGAAATCCGAAGAGGTCGAGGATCGTCGGTGCTACATCAGCCAGCGATTCGGGCTCGGAGTCGAGATCGAGCGTCGACGCGAGCACGCCGTCGACCCCCCGAGCCGGTACACCGAGCAGGATCACGTCGTAACCGAGTGCCCGCAACGAGGTTGTCACTGCCGTCAATCGGTCGAGAGTCTGAAGCGTGACTGCCACGAGCGCTCGATCGTCGATCTCGAGCCGGTTGAAGGCGATGTCGAGTCCCGGAAGGTAGACGGTCACGAACCGCGGCTGTCGCCCGACGGCAGCGCTCATCAACTCCTCCAGAGAGATGTCATCAATTTCGGTCGCCCGCGCTGCCGGCGATGAAGCCCGGTCCAGACGCGTGTGAATGTCCGCCTGTGCAACCGAGGTGAGAGCATCTCCAGCCGCGCTTTCGGCCGTCCACCAGTTGACAGCTACAACCGGGATCCCACGATCTGCGAGGATCTCCCAGACGTAATCGCGATTCCGGGCAGACGGTGGAAGGGGACTCGATGCGGCCAGACCGAGTGCGGGAGCAACGCTTCGCAAAACGAAGTCGGACGGCGGAACGTTCTGCAGAAAACGCGATCCTGCGAACTGCACGCCCTCGATCGAGCGAACCTGGTGAGCATTACTATCGGTACCGGTTCCGATGTCGGCCCATCGTTCCGCCGGGGAGTCGACCACTCCACTCCCGATCCTGGTGAAGGAGCGGAAGTGCTGTTTGAGCGGATCGGCAAGATCGGCGGTCTCGAACGAGAGTCCATCGACGGCAATCAGGGCGAGCCGAGCGTCCGAGGGGTGGACCACGATCTGGTCCGGAACCGCCGTCGCGTCCTGCCCGTCTCCGAACGCCAGAAAGAGCACCAGCACACCCAGGATCACCCCTCCCGTGATGAGGGGTCCCGTCCATGATCGTCGGTGAAGTGCGGGAATCCGCCCGGTCTCGTGAATACTGAAAGAGAGGAGTGCTGCCGAAACCACGACGGCGGTGGAGGCGAACGTGGCGACGAGCGCCGAAACGAAAACGATCAGTCCGCCTGGCGTGGCGTCTCCGCGGAATCCCGACCACCACCAGAGAATCAGCCCCGCGACAGCCGCGGCGACCGCAAGGGCGGCAAGGGTGAGAATGCGCGGCTCGTCGACCGCAAGCTGAACGCGCGTCCTCAAAAGCAACGCCCCGACGATGAAGCCCGCAACCACCAGAGCGAACACGACGAGGAGATAGAGCAAAGCGGGTATCACGAGCACGCTCGCGCCAACGGTATCGTTTCTCAGCGAGAGAGCCGCGCTCATGGTGAAGGAAGCGAAAAGAGCGATGACGATCCCGGCCTTGGCCGAAACGATCAGAAGTTCCGACCAGAACTTCCGGGACGACCAGGGGTCGTGTGCGAACCACCTCTCCAGCCCTCGCCTCAGGTAGCCCCGCTCGCGCAGCTCTTCCCTCAGTCCTTCGACCCCGTTCTGGCCCATCGGGGCAGGCTAACACCCCGATGTGGCGAGTTGTTCGCACCGGGTCGAAATTGTTCACCGCCGGAACCCCGTTTCCATTGGCCGCAGACTGAGATCGGGGCCGGCGACCTGGCCGGAGGTGACCTGCTCAGCTGAGGCAACCAGACATGCTCAACAAAATACTGACTGCGATTTTCGGCTCCCAGCACCAGCGCGACGTCAAGAAGATGATGCCGCTCGTGGAACAGATCAACTCGCTGGAAGAGAAGTACGCACGACTGACCGACGACCAACTCCGTGGGCTGACGGCCGGATTTCGTGAGCGTCTCGCGCCATTTGCGCAGGGCGTCCTCGACGCCCGGGGGCTCGACAGGGAGAGCGAGCAGAAGCAGGCCCGCACTGCACTCGAGGACGAGCTGCTGGAGATCCTCCCGGACGCTTTTGCGATCTGCCGGGAGGGGAGCAAGCGCTCGCTGAAAATGCGCCACTACGACGTCCAGCTCATGGGCGGCATCGTGCTCCACCGCGGTCGCATCGCCGAGATGCGCACGGGTGAAGGGAAGACGCTCGTCGCAACTCTCGCCGTCTATCTCAACGCCCTCGCCGGCCTCGGGGTCCACGTGGTCACCGTCAACGATTATCTCGCTCGGCGTGACGCCGACTGGATGGGCAAGCTCTACCGGTTCCTCGGCCTCTCGGTCGGAGTCATTCAGAACTCGATGGATGACCAGGCTCGCCAGCAGGCCTACGCGTCGGACGTAACCTACGGCACCAACAACGAGTTCGGGTTCGATTACCTGCGCGACAACATGAAGTTCGATCCATCGCGAATGGTCCAGCGGATGCACAATTTCGCGATCGTCGACGAGGTCGATTCGATCCTCATCGACGAGGCCCGGACGCCCCTGATCATCAGCGGTCCTTCGGAGCTTTCGACAGACAAGTACTACAAAGTCGACAAAATCATCCCGAAGCTCGACCCCGAGGTCGATTTCCAGATCGACGAAAAACAGCAGACCGCCATTCTCACCGAGGAGGGTGTGGCCCACGCCGAACAGCTTCTCGGAGTCGAAAACCTCTATGACCCCGCCGAGATGGAGACTCTCCACGCCGTCAATCAGGGTCTGAGAGCTCACACCCTCTACAAACGCGACGACGAATACGTCGTCAAGGATGGCGAGGTCATCATCGTCGACGAGTTCACAGGACGGCTGATGCCTGGCCGCCGCTGGTCCGATGGGCTCCACCAGGCCGTCGAGGCGAAGGAAGGGGTGAAGATCGCCGCCGAGAGCCAGACATTCGCCACGATCACCTTCCAGAACTACTTCCGGATGTACTCGAAGCTGTCCGGAATGACCGGTACTGCGGACACGGAAGCCGCCGAATTCGGAAAGATCTACGACCTCGACGTCAGTGTCATTCCGACCAACATGCCGATGATCCGGAACGACATGCCGGACCTGATCTATCGGACCGAAGCCGACAAGTTCGATGCGATTGCCGACGACATTCGGGAACGTCATGATGCGGGTCAGCCGGTGCTGGTCGGTACCGTTTCAATCGAGAAATCCGAGCGCCTGTCGAACCTCCTGAAGCGGAGAAGCGTCCCCCATGTCGTTCTGAACGCCAAACAGCACGAGCGGGAGTCCGAGATCGTCGCCCAGGCAGGTCGAAAGGGATCTGTGACCATCGCGACCAACATGGCGGGCCGCGGAACCGACATCATTCTCGGCGGTAACCCGGAGTATCGGGCAGCGCAGCAGACCCGGGACGTCGAGGATCCGGGGGAGCGTGCTCGTATCGAAGAGGAGATCGAACGCGAGTGGAAGCAGGAGCACCAGGAGGTTCTCGACGCCGGAGGACTTCACATCATTGGTACCGAGCGCCACGAATCCCGCCGGATCGACAATCAGCTGCGAGGTCGCTCCGGACGACAGGGCGATCCCGGTTCATCACGCTTTTTCCTTTCGCTCGAAGATGACCTGATGCGGATCTTCATCACCGACACGGTCGCGAAGTACATGAACCGCGGGATGGAAGACGGGGCTCCGATCGAGAACAGAATGGTCACCCGGTCGATCGAGAACGCCCAGAAGCAGGTCGAGAGTCGCAACTTCGAGATCCGCAAGCACCTTCTCGAATACGACGACGTCATGAACAAGCAGCGCACGGCAATCTACGGCCTCCGGCACTCCGTCCTGACCGGAGACGAAGGCCGCGCGTACGTCCTCAATGCCGCCGAAGAAATACTCGATTTCCTCATCGACACTCATCTTCCCGAGGAGGAGCGCCGAGGCGCGGTCTGGAACGAGAAAGAGCTCTCGGCGGAGCTGTTCAACTACTTCAACTTCGATCTGGAGTCGACCGACGTCGATCTGGAGTCGATGAACACCGACGAGATCAGAGAGGTCTTCAAGCGGGCCGTCATCGAAAAATTCGAAGAGAAGGAAACGCTGATCGGGGCCGAGATGATGGCTCTCCACATCAAGTTCCTTCTCCTCCAGGTCCTCGACACGCAATGGAAGGACCACCTGCTCGTGCTCGATCACCTCAAGGAAGGAATCGGGCTTCGGGGTTATGGTCAGCGAGATCCCCTCGTGGAGTACAAAAAAGAATCCTTTGCGCTTTTCCAGGCGCTGATGGAGCGCATCCAGGACCGGATCGTCCAGTTCATATGGAAGGCAGACCTTCAGGGAGCAGAGGCAATGGGCCCGCGTCGCGTGGCACCTCCGCGCCAGGAAAACCTTTCGTATTCGGCTCCTCCAAAGGAAGCGCCGGCTCCCATCCGGCGTCAGGGAGCCAAAATCGGCCGTAACGATCCGTGCCCCTGCGGTTCAGGCAAGAAATACAAGAAGTGTCACGGAACGGCCGCTTGAATTCCGAACCAACGTCCGCCCCCTGGCCGCGTCGAACACTCGGTGGCTACTCCAGCCTCGTTCTGAAGGGGTTCACGATGGGAGCGGCGGACGTCGTTCCCGGCGTCTCAGGGGGAACCATGGCCTTCATCCTGGGCATTTACGAGGAGCTCATCGGCTCCATTCGAGCCGTCGGGACGACAAACTTCTGGCGTCCTCTGTCCCGGGGACGGATCAACGAAGCCGCTGCCGCGATCAACCTGAAGTTTCTGATTGCGGTCCTCGCCGGGATCCTGATCGCCATCGTCTCACTCGCCCGCCTGCTCGAACATCTGCTGGAAACGCAGCCGGTTTACCTCTGGAGCTTCTTTTTCGGGCTCGTTCTCGCTTCGGTATTCGTCGTGGCCCGGCGCATCGAGCACTGGAAGGTCTCGACCTGGGTCCTGGTCCTGTCTGCCGCCGTGGCTGCCTGGATCCTCGTAGGACTCGTTCCGCTGCAAACTCCCGACGCATGGTGGTTCTTCTTTCTCTCGGGAGCCCTGGCAATCTGCGCAATGATTCTTCCCGGCATCTCGGGGGCGTTCATTCTGCTCCTGCTCGGGAAGTACGGGGAGGTTCTCGCTGCAGTCAATGCGCGCGACCTCGTCACA from Acidobacteriota bacterium carries:
- a CDS encoding acyl-CoA thioesterase encodes the protein MREARWENGWFRVPCQVRWRDLDGIGHVNNAVFFSYFEWARTMYWLTLRGETRPGPESVEFIVAHAECDFLRQLSLADDIDILVRIGEIRSSSFDFVSEIRRFPTDELVAKGKVIAVLYSWSENRKLPIEDDLRATIRTFQQEGGR
- the secA gene encoding preprotein translocase subunit SecA, with amino-acid sequence MLNKILTAIFGSQHQRDVKKMMPLVEQINSLEEKYARLTDDQLRGLTAGFRERLAPFAQGVLDARGLDRESEQKQARTALEDELLEILPDAFAICREGSKRSLKMRHYDVQLMGGIVLHRGRIAEMRTGEGKTLVATLAVYLNALAGLGVHVVTVNDYLARRDADWMGKLYRFLGLSVGVIQNSMDDQARQQAYASDVTYGTNNEFGFDYLRDNMKFDPSRMVQRMHNFAIVDEVDSILIDEARTPLIISGPSELSTDKYYKVDKIIPKLDPEVDFQIDEKQQTAILTEEGVAHAEQLLGVENLYDPAEMETLHAVNQGLRAHTLYKRDDEYVVKDGEVIIVDEFTGRLMPGRRWSDGLHQAVEAKEGVKIAAESQTFATITFQNYFRMYSKLSGMTGTADTEAAEFGKIYDLDVSVIPTNMPMIRNDMPDLIYRTEADKFDAIADDIRERHDAGQPVLVGTVSIEKSERLSNLLKRRSVPHVVLNAKQHERESEIVAQAGRKGSVTIATNMAGRGTDIILGGNPEYRAAQQTRDVEDPGERARIEEEIEREWKQEHQEVLDAGGLHIIGTERHESRRIDNQLRGRSGRQGDPGSSRFFLSLEDDLMRIFITDTVAKYMNRGMEDGAPIENRMVTRSIENAQKQVESRNFEIRKHLLEYDDVMNKQRTAIYGLRHSVLTGDEGRAYVLNAAEEILDFLIDTHLPEEERRGAVWNEKELSAELFNYFNFDLESTDVDLESMNTDEIREVFKRAVIEKFEEKETLIGAEMMALHIKFLLLQVLDTQWKDHLLVLDHLKEGIGLRGYGQRDPLVEYKKESFALFQALMERIQDRIVQFIWKADLQGAEAMGPRRVAPPRQENLSYSAPPKEAPAPIRRQGAKIGRNDPCPCGSGKKYKKCHGTAA
- a CDS encoding DUF368 domain-containing protein, which codes for MGAADVVPGVSGGTMAFILGIYEELIGSIRAVGTTNFWRPLSRGRINEAAAAINLKFLIAVLAGILIAIVSLARLLEHLLETQPVYLWSFFFGLVLASVFVVARRIEHWKVSTWVLVLSAAVAAWILVGLVPLQTPDAWWFFFLSGALAICAMILPGISGAFILLLLGKYGEVLAAVNARDLVTIGWVALGAILGLVLFSRVLTWLFRHYHDLTVAALTGLMLGSLRKIWPWKVDIAWIVDAHGARVPTVQANVLPEPGSQFAIAIAIALAGMLAVIILEKRAEIDPHGEKT